One Acidiferrobacter thiooxydans DNA window includes the following coding sequences:
- a CDS encoding 3-phosphoglycerate dehydrogenase family protein, with protein MFKVRTLNQISPLGLARFDAKRFQVGADIEDADAIMLRSFKMHDMPLPARLKAVGRAGAGVNNIPVAALSQRGVPVFNAPGANANAVKELVVAGLLIAARNLRGAWEFAATLKGSDAEISRAVEAGKKAYAGFELPGRVLGVVGLGAIGRLVAHAGLSLGMRVIGFDPELTVEGAWQLSAEVQKAASVAALLREADFVSFHVPLVDATRHMINAETVGLLKPTATVLNFAREGVVDDNALVAALDAGRLHAYLCDFPTNRVKNHPKVVALPHLGASTQEAEDNCAIMVAEELRDFLENGNIRNAVNFPEVVVAREGVCRLVVANANVPNMVGQISTSMARAGLNIHNLVNKSRGDLAYTLVDLDSALPDAVYDEIATIPGVMSARRIST; from the coding sequence ATGTTCAAGGTCCGGACGCTGAATCAGATTTCGCCGCTCGGCCTTGCGCGTTTCGATGCCAAACGCTTTCAGGTGGGCGCCGATATCGAGGATGCGGATGCCATCATGCTGCGTTCGTTCAAGATGCACGACATGCCGCTGCCGGCGCGCCTCAAGGCCGTGGGGCGCGCGGGGGCCGGGGTGAATAACATCCCGGTGGCGGCATTGAGCCAGCGTGGCGTGCCGGTCTTCAACGCCCCGGGCGCCAATGCCAATGCCGTGAAGGAGTTGGTGGTCGCCGGGCTTCTGATCGCGGCGCGCAACCTGCGCGGGGCGTGGGAGTTCGCGGCCACGCTTAAGGGGAGCGATGCCGAGATCAGCCGCGCCGTGGAGGCCGGCAAGAAGGCCTATGCCGGGTTCGAGCTGCCGGGACGGGTCCTGGGGGTCGTGGGTCTGGGCGCGATCGGGCGGTTGGTGGCCCATGCCGGCCTTTCGCTTGGCATGAGGGTCATCGGCTTCGATCCCGAACTGACGGTGGAGGGGGCCTGGCAGCTGTCGGCGGAGGTCCAGAAGGCCGCTAGCGTGGCGGCGCTCCTGCGCGAGGCGGACTTCGTGAGCTTTCATGTGCCGCTCGTTGATGCCACACGCCATATGATTAATGCCGAGACCGTAGGGCTGCTTAAGCCCACGGCGACCGTGCTCAACTTCGCGCGTGAGGGGGTGGTCGACGATAACGCCCTGGTCGCCGCCCTGGATGCCGGGCGCCTGCACGCCTATCTGTGTGATTTCCCGACCAACCGTGTGAAGAACCACCCGAAGGTGGTGGCACTGCCGCACCTTGGCGCATCGACCCAGGAGGCCGAGGACAATTGCGCGATCATGGTGGCCGAAGAGCTACGCGATTTTTTGGAGAATGGCAACATCCGCAACGCGGTGAACTTTCCTGAGGTCGTGGTGGCGCGGGAAGGGGTGTGCCGGCTGGTGGTGGCCAATGCCAATGTGCCCAATATGGTTGGACAGATCTCGACCTCCATGGCTCGCGCCGGACTCAATATCCATAACCTCGTCAATAAATCGCGCGGCGATCTCGCCTACACGCTCGTCGATCTCGACAGCGCGCTTCCCGATGCGGTGTATGACGAGATTGCGACCATTCCGGGCGTGATGTCGGCGCGCAGAATCTCGACCTGA
- the pheA gene encoding prephenate dehydratase: protein MSERPDDPEWRLDERRARIDAIDEQIQSLLADRARTAQEIARVKEACGDTMFYRPERERQVLARVRARHQGPLPEEDVLRIFREIMGSCLALEQALTVAYFGPEGSFTEGALRKHFGGAVAALPQATIAEVFRAVTAKAADFGVVPVENSAEGIVNHTHDLLMRSPLVIVGEVVLRVHHQLLARAQGLDEITHVAAHPQALAQCRGWIERHLAHCEQVAVSNNAEAARRAASESHLAAVASREAAAHWGLPILAANIEDAPDNATRFFVIGRHAVGPSGQDKTSLLLTAPHTPGSLHALLEPFARRGISLLRIESRPAQRALWEYVFFVDIAGHEKDPVIEEALAELEQRGGVVRRLGSYPQAV from the coding sequence ATGTCCGAGCGTCCCGACGATCCCGAGTGGCGACTGGATGAGCGCCGTGCCCGCATAGACGCCATAGACGAGCAGATCCAGAGCCTGCTGGCGGACCGCGCGCGGACCGCGCAGGAGATCGCGCGCGTCAAGGAGGCCTGCGGCGATACGATGTTCTATCGCCCAGAGCGCGAACGGCAGGTGTTGGCGCGCGTGCGTGCGCGCCACCAGGGGCCGCTGCCCGAAGAGGACGTGCTGCGTATCTTCCGGGAGATCATGGGGTCTTGTCTGGCCCTGGAGCAGGCCTTGACCGTGGCGTATTTCGGGCCCGAGGGGAGCTTTACGGAAGGCGCCCTGCGCAAGCATTTCGGGGGTGCGGTGGCGGCCTTGCCGCAGGCCACCATCGCCGAGGTGTTCCGTGCGGTGACCGCCAAGGCCGCGGACTTCGGCGTCGTCCCGGTGGAGAATTCGGCCGAGGGGATCGTCAATCATACGCACGACCTGCTCATGCGTTCGCCGCTCGTGATCGTGGGCGAGGTGGTGTTGCGGGTCCACCATCAATTGCTGGCGCGCGCGCAGGGGTTAGACGAGATCACGCACGTCGCCGCCCATCCCCAGGCCCTGGCCCAGTGTCGCGGATGGATAGAACGGCATCTTGCCCATTGTGAGCAGGTGGCGGTATCGAACAATGCCGAGGCGGCGCGGCGCGCGGCCTCGGAATCGCATCTGGCGGCGGTTGCCTCGCGCGAGGCAGCCGCCCACTGGGGCCTGCCGATCCTGGCGGCGAACATCGAGGACGCCCCCGACAACGCCACGCGGTTTTTTGTGATCGGCCGGCATGCCGTGGGGCCGAGCGGGCAAGACAAGACCAGCCTGTTGCTGACCGCCCCCCATACCCCGGGTTCCCTGCATGCGCTGCTCGAACCGTTCGCGCGGCGTGGCATAAGCCTTTTGCGCATCGAGTCGCGGCCTGCGCAGCGGGCCTTGTGGGAGTATGTGTTTTTCGTGGATATCGCAGGCCACGAGAAGGACCCGGTGATCGAGGAGGCGTTGGCCGAACTCGAGCAGCGCGGCGGGGTCGTACGACGCCTTGGCTCTTACCCCCAGGCGGTCTAA